A window of Sulfurovum riftiae contains these coding sequences:
- the fdhD gene encoding formate dehydrogenase accessory sulfurtransferase FdhD: MEAVYTTSITKIKGDRRFITEDTLVREIKLEIVVNGKKVAAVMATPIDQKALALGYLMSEDIIRHIDDLEKIELLNDGTMVNVTAKINDDSVKKLNSEGVVTSGCGRSMTANIDPEAIEAKVIKSDFSIPASLLLNEMGQFYTECPLYEETGCVHTAKLFIDEATFFIGEDIAQHNTIDKAVGKALLAGADITNAFLMVSGRLSSEMVAKAVMYQIPIIASRTASTCLGVQIAEKFGLTLIGFVRGDRMNIYKNPQRIL; the protein is encoded by the coding sequence TTGGAAGCTGTCTACACCACCTCCATTACCAAGATCAAAGGTGACAGGCGATTCATCACAGAAGATACACTGGTACGTGAGATCAAACTTGAAATTGTCGTAAACGGAAAAAAGGTCGCAGCGGTCATGGCAACACCGATCGACCAGAAGGCACTTGCCCTGGGCTATCTGATGAGTGAAGATATCATCCGCCATATCGACGACCTTGAAAAGATCGAACTGTTGAACGATGGAACGATGGTAAATGTGACGGCGAAGATCAATGACGACAGTGTCAAAAAACTCAACAGTGAAGGTGTGGTGACCAGCGGATGCGGGCGCAGTATGACAGCGAACATAGACCCCGAGGCGATCGAAGCCAAAGTGATCAAAAGCGACTTTTCCATCCCTGCCTCCCTGCTCTTAAACGAAATGGGGCAATTCTATACTGAGTGCCCGCTCTATGAAGAGACCGGATGTGTCCACACTGCCAAACTGTTCATCGATGAGGCGACCTTTTTCATCGGTGAGGATATCGCCCAGCACAACACCATAGACAAAGCCGTAGGCAAGGCCCTGCTGGCCGGAGCGGATATCACCAATGCATTTCTCATGGTCAGCGGCAGGCTAAGTTCCGAGATGGTCGCCAAAGCGGTCATGTACCAGATACCCATCATCGCCTCACGGACCGCTTCCACCTGCCTGGGGGTACAGATCGCCGAGAAGTTCGGTCTGACCCTCATCGGTTTTGTCAGAGGTGACAGGATGAATATCTACAAAAACCCGCAAAGGATCCTGTAG
- a CDS encoding molybdopterin molybdotransferase MoeA yields MTKLDVLAFKEAGKRAQEACQTIQATETVLINALLNRVLAEDIIVQKNLPSFDNSAMDGFAFKYAERGQTLKIKATIFAGDRPEAQLDEGECYKIMTGAQVPSDADTIVPIEECPSVTETEVTIPEDIRQGNAFRPKGEEQREGNVLFSKGEFITPAHIALLSAQGIMAAQVYKQLQIAVLSTGDEIREPWEQASEDEIYNANAFAITSLLEKYGFAPTYAGSIPDDLDHTVALIGKLKSYDVVITTGGISMGDADFLEEAFIRNGLEPLFHGVNVKPGRPTMMGVMSDTFVMAMPGNPLTAMVNTFLLSLPILFKMQGSSRHTHDFVYAKNTKAFKMRPGRSNIVLGKMENGEFHVTRNNKYGSGMLTPIVESNALAIFNEEISTVGEEKVIKVICFDTLPLSQASTPIN; encoded by the coding sequence ATGACTAAACTGGATGTACTGGCCTTCAAAGAAGCCGGAAAACGTGCACAGGAGGCATGTCAGACCATACAAGCCACAGAGACCGTACTCATCAATGCACTGCTCAACCGTGTACTGGCAGAAGATATCATCGTGCAGAAGAACCTTCCCTCTTTCGACAACTCCGCTATGGACGGATTTGCCTTCAAGTATGCAGAAAGAGGCCAGACACTCAAGATAAAGGCGACCATCTTTGCAGGAGACAGACCGGAGGCACAACTTGATGAAGGTGAGTGCTACAAGATCATGACCGGAGCACAGGTCCCTTCGGATGCGGACACCATCGTTCCCATCGAGGAGTGTCCCAGTGTTACGGAGACAGAAGTGACCATTCCCGAAGATATCCGGCAGGGTAATGCCTTCCGTCCCAAAGGAGAAGAGCAGAGAGAGGGAAATGTACTCTTCAGCAAAGGAGAGTTCATCACCCCTGCACATATCGCCCTGCTCTCGGCACAGGGGATCATGGCTGCACAGGTCTACAAGCAGCTGCAGATCGCTGTCCTCTCCACGGGAGATGAGATCAGAGAGCCCTGGGAGCAGGCCAGTGAAGATGAGATCTACAATGCCAATGCTTTTGCCATCACATCCCTTTTGGAAAAATACGGTTTTGCACCTACCTATGCAGGCTCCATTCCCGATGACCTGGACCATACGGTGGCACTTATCGGCAAACTCAAAAGTTACGATGTCGTCATCACGACCGGCGGTATCTCCATGGGAGATGCCGATTTCCTCGAAGAGGCTTTCATCAGGAACGGTCTTGAGCCTCTTTTTCACGGTGTCAACGTCAAGCCGGGACGTCCTACCATGATGGGTGTCATGAGTGACACTTTCGTCATGGCGATGCCGGGCAATCCGCTCACCGCTATGGTCAATACCTTCCTGCTCTCCCTGCCGATTCTCTTCAAAATGCAGGGCAGCAGCCGTCATACACATGATTTCGTCTATGCAAAGAACACCAAGGCATTCAAGATGCGTCCGGGCAGAAGCAATATCGTACTGGGGAAAATGGAGAACGGAGAATTCCATGTAACCCGTAACAACAAATACGGTTCGGGAATGCTCACACCTATCGTGGAGAGCAATGCTCTGGCGATCTTCAACGAAGAGATTTCCACTGTAGGGGAAGAAAAGGTCATCAAGGTCATCTGCTTTGATACCCTTCCCCTGAGCCAGGCCAGTACCCCCAT